One genomic window of Nicotiana sylvestris chromosome 10, ASM39365v2, whole genome shotgun sequence includes the following:
- the LOC138879377 gene encoding uncharacterized protein: protein MDTDYVAWFEKRSCANNEPEPEPESPTKRPHIQAFDNKVQEILAWGEKEKKYQAAIHTLDQKLRNMEFNNDLQEQEVEGERRRLVKENEALQVQIRKMKIAAENPVKSEKEKKLIEKLKLKVHDNGFELEKTEAELGKARAELDKSMEGWASFVRQLKEMYGKGIVGLKKKVDVLENQMTNQARDFKVEREHGYALMSQLEKNLQQFEEKNYTIEQVLEDRSQQIGRLLQEKGIIRERVRRIADYIVMKCNKCKDMTLSMFFASVMIFVRQIMDELFCLQEDMAHMPATRPTGATVEALMYS from the coding sequence ATGGATACAGATTATGTTGCatggtttgagaaaaggtcttgtGCAAACAATGAACCAGAGCCCGAGCCCGAGAGTCCTACCAAGAGACCTCATATTCAAGCTTTTGATAATAAAGTCCAAGAAATATTGGcctggggagaaaaagagaaaaaatatcaaGCCGCCATTCACACCTTGGATCAAAAATTGAGAAACATGGAATTCAATAATGATCTCCAGGAACAAGAAGTGGAAGGTGAAAGGAGGAGGCTggtcaaagaaaatgaagccctccaAGTCCAAATCcgaaaaatgaaaatagcagctgaGAACCCTGTCAAGAGTGAAAAGGAGAAGAAACTTATAGAAAAGCTTAAGCTAAAAGTACATGATAACGGTTTTGAGTTAGAGAAAACTGAAGCTGAACTAGGAAAGGCTCGTGCTGAGTTAGATAAGAGTATGGAGGGATGGGCTAGTTTCGTCCGACAACTGAAGGAGATGTACGGCAAAGGAATTGTGGGTCTAAAGAAAAAGGTCGATGTACTTGAGAACCAAATGACCAATCAGGCAAGAGACTTCAAAGTAGAAAGGGAGCATGGCTATGCCCTGATGTCGCAACTAGAAAAAAACCTGCAGCAGTTTGAGGAGAAAAATTATACAATCGAACAAGTTTTGGAGGACAGATCTCAGCAGATTGGACGGTTGCTACAAGAGAAGGGTATCATTAGGGAGAGGGTTAGGAGGATTgcggactacattgtgatgaagtgcaacaAGTGCAAAGACATGACCCTGTCCATGTTCTTCGcttcagttatgatttttgtccgacAGATCATGGATGAACTATTTTgcctccaagaagatatggcgCATATGCCCGCAACAAGGCCAACTGGAGCAACAGTGgaagcacttatgtattcttga